A genomic stretch from Actinomadura rubteroloni includes:
- a CDS encoding TetR/AcrR family transcriptional regulator yields MTAAPGPGLPDPEAAGTVPAAGLRERKKQRTRLALIDAALDLFLRKGYEETTIDEIVAAVEVSQRTFFRYFATKEDVVTAFLTDFDQVLITAVRARPADERPFTALVEAMRAMLRAVAETGPDETGRFRRVQQVVEANPSLMAAQMARFHETEETLARVVAEREDVDPGDPRAALIVAFHSAAIRVAFDQCARLDVWDPAAIARRMTDLAGIARETMRDWT; encoded by the coding sequence ATGACCGCCGCCCCCGGTCCCGGTCTGCCCGATCCCGAGGCCGCCGGCACGGTCCCCGCCGCCGGGCTGCGCGAGCGCAAGAAGCAGCGCACCCGGCTCGCGCTCATCGACGCCGCGCTCGACCTGTTCCTGCGCAAGGGCTACGAGGAGACGACGATCGACGAGATCGTCGCGGCCGTCGAGGTGTCCCAGCGGACGTTCTTCCGCTACTTCGCCACCAAGGAGGACGTCGTCACCGCGTTCCTCACCGACTTCGACCAGGTGCTGATCACGGCGGTCCGCGCGCGGCCCGCCGACGAGCGGCCGTTCACCGCGCTGGTCGAGGCGATGCGGGCGATGCTGCGCGCGGTGGCCGAAACCGGCCCGGACGAGACGGGACGGTTCCGCCGCGTCCAGCAGGTCGTGGAGGCCAACCCGTCCCTCATGGCCGCGCAGATGGCCCGGTTCCACGAGACCGAGGAGACGCTGGCGCGGGTCGTCGCCGAGCGCGAGGACGTCGACCCCGGGGACCCGCGGGCGGCGCTGATCGTGGCGTTCCACTCGGCGGCGATCCGGGTCGCGTTCGACCAGTGCGCGCGGCTCGACGTGTGGGACCCGGCGGCCATCGCCCGCCGCATGACCGACCTCGCCGGCATCGCCCGCGAGACCATGCGCGACTGGACCTGA